TGTTGCACTTCTGTCATCTGTTCAAAATGAAGCAATTTTCTGTCTCGTGACACTTTTGAATGAAAACTATAGTTGCACGCCCCATGCTCAGTCTATTGGAGCAAAAAAcatgactttcaatataaaacgcaGGTAAAATGGATAAACAGTTTTTGTTTTGAAAATGCAAGTTTCTGAAATCTAAAGTGACCCCTGATGCGACTATAGGCTATTCATTATTTGAAAAGGTTGCAAAAAATAGCTTCTCAGGCTGCACACACGTTCTCTCAAGTGATCATATTTCACCCATCACTCTTCTCAATTTAatattgtctttactaatatgtacaATTTAGTTTTAATTTAGAATGGTTTATCAAATTGGCAGGGGGAAAAAAAGACATGTCATCCGTATGCACTAGAAATGCGACTGGAGCGTTGAGTCATGATAATCTCCacttagccccctcctgtacttcctgttcacccatgactgtggccACACGTCTCCAACAGCAGAATcgagtttgcagacgacaacagtgttaggcctgatttaccaacaatgacgagacagccagttgtaaaacaaatgtttttgtgATAGGTGGCCTGATTATTTATTGCTCTGCACGTTACCACCTACAGCTTTCTTTCATTTGTTCAAGACTGTTGACAACTGCCTTCTGGCCTAAAGAGTGGTAGTTGCTGTACCTCTACCTACCTGATTCTCTAGTACCTAACTATCAACAGGATAAGCAGAAGTGTGTGTACTGGGGCATACTACAATTCAGTTTTACTTCTCAACCCCAcctttcttgtttttgtgtaatTAGAGTTTCTGCATAACATCTAGCTAGTTCATTAGGGTTCTAAACATATATGTTTTATGGGCAGTCTAGGCCTAAATGAAAACTACAGAAAGATGTGAAGGGAAAAACAGAATTGTAGGTCCTTAAATACTATTTTGTTAACATAATAGGGGCATAATGAGCCACTCACACCTGAGTGACTCAGACCTCTTTTCTAGAGCTAGGTCTATGCCTCAGGATGTTTAGAAGTAGTAATGTGAAACCAGGGGCTGCTGCCCACCTGTCCTTGAGTCTTAACCCAGGGCCTGTCAACTCTGCTCTTTCTCTGTCCACACAGGATGATTATGGTAGACCACTTGTATACAATGACAGCTTCATCTCTACCTGGTACATTGTATATTGTTCTAAGTTGCACAGTACTAGTTATACATGTAATGTTAGTTACATGAGGATATCGGTCAATTTACTCCTTTGCAAGTCAGACATGTTAGAGATTTTTACATTATGCAGGGCTTATTATTTGTACAATGTCTTTGCAGCAGATCAGAATTGTGCTCGTGAGGTGATTTAGGCCTAGCTTGGTTTTTTTAGAAGGCCATTTACTGCTTTGTTACTATGAACAGTATTCCATTCATAAACTGCCACCAGACTCACTCAGTAAATGTATCTAGAAAGTACTGATGGAATAGGGCTCTTCTGTTATGAATTTGAGATTAAAGCAACAGTGCTTTAAATATGCTCCTATTGTTGAATTGTTACTTTTTAGGCCCACATACGAATTATGGTTGTGatatttttaatatgatatcttcTGACCACCTTTTCAGTGGTTTTTGATGACTGTACCAGCCGCACCAGTTTTCTCTTTCACTCCGAGGATTCACGCTTCAAAGTAGATGGCGACGGGACGCTGAAACTGAAGAGGGGGGTGACTCTGCATAATGGACATAAGGAGTTCTATGTCTCTACCCAGTCCATGGGAAAGAAGATCACGGTTCCAGTCAGAGTGCTGCATGAGGCCAGACACggccaccaccatcaccatgagATGACCACCCAGCCCCAGGTATATGACTGGTCAAATTAACATTGACTATGCTGTCCTCTAGTGGATAGATGGGCATTgaaactgatttttttttttttcgggtCAATTGATGACATTTGCTGGcagtttttgtaaaaaaatattagTTTTATTTTAGTGCCTGTAAACTGTAGACTTGATATTTCATGGTTTTTGTTTAAATTCCACAGCCCGGGTCAAGTCTGTCTCTACCTGTTCTGAACTTCCCCAAGTCTTCAGGAGGTCTGAAAAGAAGGAAGAGGGACTGGGTCATTCCTCCCATCAACTTCCCAGAGAATGACCGAGGCCCGTTCCCCAAGAATATGGTGCAGGTAAGTGTCTTGTAGTTTAAGGATTGTTCTTACATTACTCCAATATCAGTGTTGGACATTTTGTAATTGACGTGAACATTATCATCCTTGTAAACCAGATCAGGTCCAACAATGATAAAGAGGTGAAGATCCTGTACAGCatcactggtcctggggctgaccAACCTCCTGTGGGACTCTTCACTGTGGACAAAAACTCGGGGTTTCTCTATGTGACCGAGCCTTTGGACAGGGAGAGAAAAGACCAATACATTGTGCGGTTTGTGTATCCTAATTTTCTTCCCTTGACTTAATTGAAAACTGATTTATATGTAGTTTTAAAACTGTGTTACTCCTCTCTGTAGCTCCTAGCCCATGCTGTTGCAGTGGGTGCAGGTAAGGCTGAGGCACCCATGGAGATCATTGTGAAAGTCATCGATATGAATGACAACAAACCTGCATTTACCCAAGATCCATTTATGGGAACAGTTCCTGAAGCATCAAAACCAGGTATGTTCACACACACTCAGTATTTACGATGCTTAACCATGTTTTTTTTAAGGAGAATTATGATAGGACGATTCCGATTTTTTTCTTCACTCTGTTCAGGTGATGAGGTCATGCAAGTAACGGCCACTGATGCTGATGAGGAGGGCTCTGCCAATTCTGATGTCAGATATACCATTCTCAGTCAGGAGCCTCCACTACCAAGCCCCAACATGTTTGTCATCAACCCTGTGACCGGAATGATTCGGGTTAATGCACCTGGGTTGGACAGAGAGGTTGGTCTCTTTTCAAATCGGTAGTCTTGTTGATCATTTATTCATTGTGTACATTCTACATGCATTACGTTTATGATTTAGTTTACTACTTAATTTGTTTCAGAATATTCTTAAGTATACTTTGCAAATCCAAGCTGCCGATATGGAGGGAAATGGCCTTACCAGCTTTGGCAAAGCCATCATTACAGTAACGGACAGCAATGACAATGCGCCACAGTTTGTGACGCCTTCGGTAAGCACATTTGTGAAGACAACATTTCAAATTGAAGCCTTAAAACCGTGTTAACGCATAATGGAATTGCCCTTTGTTGCCTTATAATCATGCTTCTCTCCTTTGCAGTACACCGTGTCAGTCCCAGAGAATAAAGTGGATGCCTTGGTGGTGAAAATGCCAGTGACTGATGGGGATGATCCTCACTCCTCTGCCTGGGCCACCACCTTCAAGATAGTTGACGGGGACCCTCAAGGCCTTTTCAATGTGAGCACAGGCCCTAGCAAGTTGGAAGGCATCATCACGACAGCGAAGGTATGTTGAAATCCTCTCCTTTAGATGTATTTGAGCTGCTACTTTGGAGGTGTAGCAGAAGCAGCCTGTCACTAGCTTTTTAGCTTCTACTCTAGAATGGTATCCTGTAGGAAGCAATTTGCACTCCCCTTAGtaatttatttggacagtgaagctgaaatttaatttggctctatacattttttttatttgagattcaatgtttcatatgaggcgacagtacacTATCACCTTTTTTTGAGAgagtattttcatacatatcgcCCCCGcaagaggccttttgcctttggtaggccatcatggtaaataagaatttgtgcttaactgtcttgcctagttaaatacatatattttttttattttttaaaatacaaTTTAGAAATTAAAGTACTTTGTTTCTAGTCCCCCTATTTTGAAGGTGTcttaagtatttggacaaattcactaatgacagaaacattatattaagcagcaCATTCATGAGAGgcttaaaatccaattataatacaaaagtagtgtgaaatgcacaACCCTCCAACCATCGACGAGAGGATGATTTAAGGTCTACATGTACACTACAAGCAACATGTGCGTATCGCTCTCGTGCAGCAATGTTTGCAAACACAAAAATGCGtcggtaaataatgtattgtcattttggagtctcttttattgtaaataagaatgtttctaaacacctacattcatgtggatgccaCCATTTAttatggataatcatgaatgacTCTTGAATCACGATGAGTGAGTTTCAGGGATAAGTATCatacccccaaaaaatgtttattggtaatggtgagaggttggcATGTTTTGAGGGTATGATCTTTCTCACtactcattattcacgattcattcaggattatccataatcatggtagcatccacatcaaTGTAAAAATGCTTCAGAAATGTATTCTTATTTCCAGTAAGTGATtcttatttaccattcatttctattgggcacaaccaTCTGAAAACAAATTGAAAATGCGTCCAGGAAGTTTGTAGCCGCAaccttgatgtagtcattgcgtgctaggaatatgaaaccaaatactaaacttgacTACTTTTAATACActgtgaatttgtccaaatacctaTGACTCTTTCAAATGGGGGTGACTAGATGCATAAagtgttttttatttataaattGATATTTATGCAAATACCTGTTGCTTCATATGAAACATCTTAtctaaaatgctggagtatagagccaaattaagTTCGGCCtacactgtccaaataaatatgtaGGGGAGTGTATGCTTGTAGATATAAACACCATTATCCTGATTCTATAATATCTGAAGGATTCCTATTCTGATGGGCTTTTCTGTTCTTTCATCACAGCCGCTTGACTTTGAGAAGAACAACAAGTACACTCTGCTGGTCACTGTGGCGAATGAAGTCCCATTTGCCGTCCCCCTGCCCACCTCCACTGCTACTGTTATAGTGAATGTGGAGGATGTGAATGAAGCTCCGGTCTTCAGTCCAGTGGAGAAGATGATCAAAAAACCTGAGGACCTCCCGGTTGACAGTGACCTGGTTCTGTACGCCGCCACAGACCCAGACACTGCAAGGAATCAGAAAGTCACGTAAGATTAGAACTTAATTTAcaatttattatatttttttgtaagaTTTGAAGAGGATAATTTTTTGACAACTCAACAGGTTGTAAGCAATgcatatatacatttttgtacatttacTAAACAGATACAAGATACGCAATGATCTTGCTGGATGGCTCAGTATCAACAAAGACACTGGGCTGATCAAAGTCAAGAGCCCCATGGACAGAGAATCCACTTTTGTCCAAGACAACAAATACTCTGTTGTTGTTCTGGGCACTGACAACGGTATTTCAATTAGCCCTTTCTCTAATATTAACTGTTAATAATATTTCAAGTTTAGAAGATGACCACAACCTAAACTTGACTTTTTGAGTGACAGTGCTCTAATTTGGATTTGCAGATGAAATCCCAGCAACTGGCACTGGCACCCTTATcatagagctggaggatgtgaaTGACAACCCTCCAACCATCGACGAGAGGATGATTAAGGTCTGCAACAAGGAGTCCTCCCCACAGCTGCTGTCAATCACTGATAAAGACGGAGCAGGCTTCGCTGCTCCATACACAGTACAGCTTCAGGGGTCGTCCCTTTCGAACTGGACTGCCAGAATGAATGACACAAGTATGCGTTGATTTTTCCCAGAACTACtgtactaccccccccccccccctttaaaacAATTGCGTTGTTTGATGTTAAATGTTAACGTTTTCCATTTCAGAAACGGGCATTATCCTGACACTGAAGACTATGTTGGACAGTGGAGATTACACGGTTGTCCTGAGAGTGTCTGACATCCAGGGCCTGCACCAGGAGAGCACCATCCAGGCCTCTGTGTGTGACTGCAAAGGAGCTGATGTCCAGTGCACCGATAAAGCTGTAGCAGGCTTCGGCCTCTCTAGCATTCTGGGAATTCTAGGAGCCATTTTACTACTCCTATGTAAGTTCATTTTTTTAACCCGGCACTAAAGTGTTTGGTCATTGCTGTCCTTGAAGCCTACATGTGTAGATAACACACTTGCACTTCATTGTGTATTAAGGCCCTGTGTGTTTGTTGTGCTCCACAGTGTTGTCTCTTCTGCTGCTCATGTTCCTGAGGAAGAGAGGTGGTGAGAAGAAGGAGCCTCTGCTGCAGGAGGACGATGTCAGGGACAACATCTACTACTACGACGAGGAGGGAGGTGGCGAGGATGACCAGGTGAGGGAAGAGCACACCAGACTAGAGCTGCGGTTCAGACTTATAAGACACACCCTCGTCCACTTACCTTACTACTTAAGGGCCTTACTTTACCTACTTAAgggccttatgcccttgggggaatctCCGTCGTGTTCTCTCCGgggcctgaaactccccataattcaatttgtGACGATTGTACATCTGCTAAGAAAAGTCGGCGAACACTTAAACGTCAATGGAGAAGTCAACCTCAAGTGTAAGTAAGTAAAAACTAATGcaaataagttagaaattgtgctactaatgcaaACGATGACTCAAACAAATGTTTTTTGGTTTGGTTATCTTTtgtaaattgtagaaataaaacattttccagtTCCAGCTAGGCAGCCTAATGTTAGTGATCTAATTAATGTGCTAGCTTTCATACAGTAGGTGTATATTAATCATGATATATTTAATGAGTAGACATGGACTCATCATTGACTGTAGTGCATATAAAGCTACCGGCGGCTAAAAACACCATCGGGATGAACGAGTGATGAATTTGGTCATCAAGGGTGGTCCATTTTTAATAATCATTCCTTCCACCCTTGCCCTGCAGGTGTACACTTGTCAGatgtcatcagaagtgtccacttaatttgagagctgaggggttagggtgtgtgtctTAAGTGTTTGGACTGCAGCCTAGCTCAGAACAAGCCCACTAGACTCTCCCATCTCCCAAGTGTCAATTTATTATTGGGATATGCAATAACACATCTAAGGTTTATGGTtctgtgtcttctgattgatttaaccaggtaggctagttgagagttctcatttgcaactgcgacttggccaagataaagcaaagcagtttgacatacaacacagagttacacatggaataaataaacacaccatcaataatacagtaggaaaatctatatacagcatgatCTTGTAATATAATGCGTGTCTGTACATCTTTCCACCTTCAGGATTTCGACTTGAGTGTTCTGCACAGAGGTCTGGATAACCGTCCTGATGTTTTCCGTAATGACATCGCTCCAACCATGGCCCGGCCAGAGTATCGCCCACGACCCGCCAACCCAGCCGACATTGGCAACTTCATTGATGATGTGAGTAAAGTCTTGAACTGATTAATAATGTGAGTGGAATGCACAGTTAAGATCATATCAATGTCTTCTGGGGATGATTTGTCATTCAAGTAACTGGATTTGACATGGATAATGTCAGTTTATGCTTGTTTAGAATTTGTGCTGTATATTCACCAAGGTGGTTAAATTTAATCTTTCTGTTGACCAGAACCTGAAGGCAGCTGACAACGACCCCACTGCTCCTCCCTACGACTCCCTCCTGGTGTTTGACTATGAAGGAGGTGGCTCTGAGGCCGGCTCCCTCAGCTCCCTCAACTCCTCCAGCTCAGGAGACGACCAGGACTACGACCTCCTTCAACAGTGGGGCCCGCGCTTCAAAAAGCTGTCTGACATGtacggaggaggagaggattgagAAGTCAGTCAGCCTCTCAACCTTTTTGCTTGGAAAGTGTCCGGTTCTCCACACTTGGGTCTGTAGGCTGAAGACACTTTCTTACTTTATTTCCCCTTTTGTGTGTTTCGGGCACATTTACAGTTTGATTTGTGCAGACGTGGGAacattttagagaattgtcttcaATGCTCGTCTTCAGCATGGGGAGGGTGGCACACTCTTGGCTCTGCACTGGCAGGTTGTTGACATGGATTTTACACAATTCAGCAGTGCTTTCTAATGGACTCTTAACAACCCCAGATTGTACTTGAATTTAATATGCATTGTTTGCTGGTTCTTGCTTCCATGTTGGCGTTGTATCA
This sequence is a window from Oncorhynchus clarkii lewisi isolate Uvic-CL-2024 chromosome 26, UVic_Ocla_1.0, whole genome shotgun sequence. Protein-coding genes within it:
- the LOC139385097 gene encoding B-cadherin-like, which codes for MGAFWFVELGVLTLFLQAFNPGSSEESKCLPGFNSEMYIFKVERNHLQSGRRLGKVVFDDCTSRTSFLFHSEDSRFKVDGDGTLKLKRGVTLHNGHKEFYVSTQSMGKKITVPVRVLHEARHGHHHHHEMTTQPQPGSSLSLPVLNFPKSSGGLKRRKRDWVIPPINFPENDRGPFPKNMVQIRSNNDKEVKILYSITGPGADQPPVGLFTVDKNSGFLYVTEPLDRERKDQYILLAHAVAVGAGKAEAPMEIIVKVIDMNDNKPAFTQDPFMGTVPEASKPGDEVMQVTATDADEEGSANSDVRYTILSQEPPLPSPNMFVINPVTGMIRVNAPGLDRENILKYTLQIQAADMEGNGLTSFGKAIITVTDSNDNAPQFVTPSYTVSVPENKVDALVVKMPVTDGDDPHSSAWATTFKIVDGDPQGLFNVSTGPSKLEGIITTAKPLDFEKNNKYTLLVTVANEVPFAVPLPTSTATVIVNVEDVNEAPVFSPVEKMIKKPEDLPVDSDLVLYAATDPDTARNQKVTYKIRNDLAGWLSINKDTGLIKVKSPMDRESTFVQDNKYSVVVLGTDNDEIPATGTGTLIIELEDVNDNPPTIDERMIKVCNKESSPQLLSITDKDGAGFAAPYTVQLQGSSLSNWTARMNDTKTGIILTLKTMLDSGDYTVVLRVSDIQGLHQESTIQASVCDCKGADVQCTDKAVAGFGLSSILGILGAILLLLLLSLLLLMFLRKRGGEKKEPLLQEDDVRDNIYYYDEEGGGEDDQDFDLSVLHRGLDNRPDVFRNDIAPTMARPEYRPRPANPADIGNFIDDNLKAADNDPTAPPYDSLLVFDYEGGGSEAGSLSSLNSSSSGDDQDYDLLQQWGPRFKKLSDMYGGGED